The genomic stretch TTAAAAATGTAACTGGTGAGGCCGCCTATCACTATGAAGGACAGCAGGGAGGACAATGGGTACTGGTGGACTACGTAAACGTGGTTATACATATCATGTTACCGGAAACCCGGAAGTTCTATAAACTGGAGGAAATGTGGAGCGATGCAGCGGCAGACGAGCACAATTAAACCAGGCTTTTATCCATAAACGATTGAAATTCTTAGCATAATTTATATTTGCAGGTTGGTTTTTGAACAATTTAGCCGTATAATTATTAATTAGAAAAAGCGAAGCAACAACTAATATGTCACAGGACGAGTCAAGACAGAACGACCGCAATTTCCCCCGGTTACGCCCCAGGGACGATGGCAATGGACAACGAAAAGGCCCCAAATTCAATATTTACTGGGTATGGGCAATTATTTTTGCCGTACTCGTTGGCTTTCAGCTGTTCGGCTCTTTTACCCCAGATGCCAAAAAGATCAATAACCTGGAGTTCTACCAGATGCTTCAGAAAGGTGATATTGACCATCTGACCATTGTAACCAATAAGAATCTTGTACGGGTGTATCTCAAAAATGACAGCACCGCCAAGTACAAGGATAAACTGGGTAAGAATTACAGCGCATCCAAGAACGACAAAGCGCCGCATTTCGAATTCTCCGTGGTAAAAGCCGAAGAATTTGAGAAGAACCTGGAAGAGTTCTATGATAAACACCCCGAAGTATCCCGGATCGCCTTCAACCCGGTCCAGGAAGGTGAATGGTTCGGCGGCCTGGTCCAGTTCCTCCTGCCCCTGATCGTGATCATCCTTATCTGGGTGATGCTGATGCGGAAAATGGGCGGTGGCGCCGGCGGCGGCAGTGGCCCCGGTGGTATCTTCAATATCGGTAAATCCCGGGCTACCCTCTTTGATAAAGGCACCAAGGTCAATATCACTTTTGCGGATGTGGCCGGCCTGGACGAAGCCAAGGTGGAAGTGATGGAGATCGTTGATTTCCTGAAGAATCCCAAAAAATATACCTCACTCGGTGGTAAAATTCCCAAAGGCGCCCTGCTGGTAGGCCCTCCCGGTACCGGTAAGACCCTCCTGGCCAAAGCTATGGCCGGCGAAGCCCAGGTGCCCTTCTTCTCCATGAGCGGCTCCGATTTCGTTGAGTTGTTTGTTGGGGTAGGCGCCAGCCGTGTACGTGACCTGTTCAAACAGGCCCGCGAAAAAGCACCCTGTATCATTTTCATTGATGAAATAGACGCCATCGGCCGCGCCCGTGGTAAGAACGCCATCATGAGCAATGACGAGCGCGAAAGCACCCTCAACCAATTGCTGGTGGAAATGGATGGTTTCAGTGGTGAAAGCGGTATCATTGTACTGGCCGCCACCAACCGGCCCGATGTACTGGACAGCGCCCTGCTCCGCCCGGGCCGCTTTGACCGCCAGATATCTATCGATAAACCGGACCTGAAAGGACGGGAGCATATCTTCAAAGTACATCTGAAGCCCATCAAGATCTCCGAAAGAGTAGATATTCATAAGCTGGCCGAGCAAACCCCCGGGTTCGCTGGTGCTGATATTGCCAATATCTGTAACGAAGCTGCCCTGATAGCCGCCCGTAAAGGCAAGCAGTCAGTGGAAATGGAAGATTTCCAGGATGCAGTAGACCGTGTGATCGGTGGCCTGGAGAAAAAGAACAAGATCATCTCCCCCGATGAAAAGAAGATCATAGCCTACCATGAAGCCGGTCACGCCATCTGCGGCTGGTTCCTGGAACATGCTTATCCCCTCCTGAAAGTGACTATCGTTCCCAGGGGAGTGGCAGCATTGGGTTATGCTCAATACACACCGAAAGAACAATACCTCTACAACACGGATCAGCTGATGGACCAGATCTGCATGACGCTGGGCGGCCGGGCCAGTGAGGACATTTTCTTCGGTAAGATCTCTACCGGTGCGCAGAACGACCTGCAGCAGGTGACCAAGATCGCCTATTCCATGATCACCGTTTACGGTATGAATGAGAAAGTAGGTAATGTCAGCTTCTACGATCCTTCTGCTGAGAACTCTTTCACGAAGCCTTATTCAGAAGAGACTTCCAAGCTGATTGATGAGGAAGTCCGCAAACTGATAGAAGATGCTTACGTGAAGACCAAGCAACTGCTGGCCGAAAAACGTACCCAGGTAGAAACGCTGGCTGAGTCCCTGCTGGAAAAGGAAGTACTGTTCCAGAGTGATGTGGAAAACCTGATCGGTAAGCGTCCCTATGGAGAAAAGAAAATGCTGGATGTAGATGGCAACCCCGACCATGGCGCCGAAAGTGGCACCATCAGTGAAGGAGTGCCACCTTATGACAGCAACGTTACCAATCACCCCGTACAATCTGCTGAAAAGGAAAGCTAAGCCGATCATGATCTCTCCTTCAAAAGAAAATATTCTCAAAAAAATAAGAAAGGCGTTGACTCAGTCAACGCCTCTTCCTTTTCCGCAAAGCGAAGGCAATAGTTCTGTTTTTCAACCCTCCCAACAGGAGCTGGAAGTTGAGTTTGCCGAGCAGTTCACCAGGCTGCAGGGCAAATTTGTGTTCTGCGCAAATTATGCAGAACTGGTGCTGCAATTGCAAAATCTGCTGGTACACAACAAATGGGAGAAAGCACTCTGCCAGGAAGAAGGCCTGATGGCTACCCTGGCCGCCAATGGCTATGGCCAGCCCTGGCACCCCGTACTGTCTACCTGCGATGTAGCCATTACTTCCTGCGATTACCTGGTGGCCCGCACGGGCTCCGTAGTACTGAGTTCCGGCAGTGAAAGCGGCCGCACTACCAGCGTTTATGCGCCTGTGCATATCTGTATTGCTACCTCCAGCCAGCTGGTGTACGATATTAAGGACGCCCTGCAGGGCATGCGTGAAAAATACGGATCGGAACTGCCCTCACAGATCAGTTTTGCTACCGGCCCCAGCCGCACGGCTGATATCGAAAAAACGCTGGTGGTGGGCATTCACGGTCCCGGTGAGGCGTATGTGTTCCTCGTAGATCAGTAAGAATAGCGGATTTAGCCTATCTTTATGGAATAGCTTTGTCATATGAAATCCGGTATTTCCGATCTATTCGTTTACGGGTCCTTGCTCAGTGGGTTCAATCACCCGGCACACTTATTTGTCAGCAGGTATTTTACCCTTACCGGCCAGGGCCGGGTACAGGGAAAGTTGTATGACCTGGATGAATATCCCGGTGCAGTGCCTGCCGGAGAAAACTTTTTTATTGAGGGAGAATTGTACCACGTGAACCATGCAGATGAATTTTCCTATGCCATCCGTCAGCTGGACGATTATGAAGGCTTACTGGTAGAAGCGCCAGAAACACCACTGTTCAGGCGCGAAGCTGCAGCCGTTCTCTGTAACGGCGTCAGTACCATGGCCTGGATCTACTGGTACAACCTGCCGGTTGAAGGCAGACCCCTGATCCCCGCTGGTGAACTGCTGTCCTATTGGAAAAGCAAGGCCTGATAAACACCAAACCGTTCCCATTTCAAATGCAGCTACCTCCAGATAAAAAGATCTATTTTCTTTCTGATTTTCACCTGGGCGCTCCCGATGCGGCCAATAGCCTGGTGCGTGAAAAAAAACTGGTGACTTTTTTTGAAGAGATCCGTAAAGATGCCGCAGTCATTTTCATTGTGGGCGACCTGTTCGATTTCTGGTACGAATACCGGAAAGTAGTGCCCAAGGGGTATGTACGCCTGCTCGGTAAACTGGCTGAACTCACCGATGCCGGTATCCCCATCCATTTTTTTGTTGGGAACCATGATATGTGGATGAACGATTATTTTCAGCAGGAACTGAATATCCCCGTGTATTTTGAACCAAAGGAATTTACTTTCAACGGCAAAGAATTCCTGATAGGACATGGTGATGGGCTGGGACCCGGCGACCATGGCTACAAATTCCTGAAGAAAGTATTCCGCAACCCGGTCTGCCAGTGGCTCTTTGGCGTTCTCCCGCCCTATGTCGGGATGGGCATCGCCAATTATTCCAGCCGCAGAAGCCGCGCTGTTACCGGCCAGATAGATGAGCAGTTCTTTGGGGAAGAAGGAGAATGGCTGATCACTTATTGCAAGGAAGCACTGCAGCAAAAACACTACGATTACCTGATCTTCGGCCATCGTCACCTGCCCATTGATTTTGCGCTCAACGGTGGTAAAAGCAGGTATATCAACCTGGGCGACTGGATCCGTTATTATACTTATGCCGTATTTGACGGGCAATCCCTGACCCTGCAATCGCGTTATCCTGAACTGGAGAATAAAATCATCCGCCAGCCATGATCCTGCGCTACCTGTTATGTTGTTTGCTCTGCTGCCCCGGACTGGTATCCCTGGGGCAGACGGACTCCGTTTTCCACCTGGAAAAAACTTTCCCGGGCGCCTTCACGGATTTTACAGTTGACAATATCGGGAACCTGTATGTGGTGAACCAGTCAGGCCAGCTGAAGAAAATGAGCCCCCAGGGTGATTCCCTGGCCGTGTTCAACAATGTCCGGCAATACGGTAAACTGCATTTTATTGACGCCACCAATCCCCTTAAAGTGTTATTGCATTTCCGGGATTTCGGCACCATCGTTGTCCTGGACCGGTTGCTTAATACCCGCACCACTATTGATCTTCGCCGGCAGCAGTTATTCCAGGTAAAGGCCATCGGCCAGTCTTATGATAACAATATCTGGCTCTTTGACGAGCTGGAAAGCAAATTGAAAAAAATAGGGGAAGATGGAAAAGTGATTGATCAGTCGGCTGATTTCCGACAGCTCTTCGATTCTATGCCCTCACCCTCTTTTATAGTGGACCAGCACAAACAGGTATACCTGTATGATACGCTGAAAGGCGTATACCTGTTCGATTATTATGGTGCTTTCCGGAATCGTATCCAGCTGAAGGGCTGGACAGATTTTTCGGTGGTAGGCAATGCGCTCTATGGAAGGGATGCCGGTAACCTGTATAAATATGAACCCGGTTCACTCAACCTGCAGCAATACGCTATCCCTGCTTTTATGCGGGATGCCCGTAAAATAAAGATCACGCCCGGCTTCCTGTACCTGTTGCATGAAGCAGGGCTGGATGTATATTCCTACCGCTGAAACTAAACACTAACCTGTAACTTTGTTGGATCCGTTAATCATAGTCTGGCATGAATAGAATCCTGGATATAGTCATCCTCGATAATACGATCAGGAGTTATTTATTGGTAGCAGGGACCATCCTGCTGGTGCTGTTCATTAAGCGGCTGGTATCAAGATATGTGGCCGGTCTGCTGTTCCGGGTGGTCAGCAAATTAGCCCGGGGTGTGGACAAACGTTCTTTTGTTGACCTTGTGGTATCACCGCTGGAAACCTTCATCCTGCTGGTGGTCAGTGTCATCAGCCTGGATAAGCTGTATTACCCGTCTATCCTTAAATTCAGGATCTACAAGATCAGCCTGCCGCAGCTGATTGATGGCATCACCATCATTGTGCTGATTGTTACTTTCATCTGGCTGTTGCTGCGTATCATTGATTTTGTGGCCATGATCCTGGCGCGGAAAGCAGAGCAGGCGCAGGACCAGAAAGAGAACCAGCTGGTTGTTTTCTTCAAGGATTTTTTCAAAGTAATGTTCGTGATCCTGGGCATCCTGATGGTGCTGAAGCTGGCCTTTCATTATCCCATCACCAACCTGATCACCGCCCTTAGTATCGGTGGAGCGGCCATTGCGCTGGCCACCCGCGAGAGCCTGGAGAACCTGATCGCTTCCTTCATTATTTTTATTGATAAGCCCTTTATGCTGGGCGACCTGGTCAAAG from Candidatus Pseudobacter hemicellulosilyticus encodes the following:
- a CDS encoding mechanosensitive ion channel, whose amino-acid sequence is MNRILDIVILDNTIRSYLLVAGTILLVLFIKRLVSRYVAGLLFRVVSKLARGVDKRSFVDLVVSPLETFILLVVSVISLDKLYYPSILKFRIYKISLPQLIDGITIIVLIVTFIWLLLRIIDFVAMILARKAEQAQDQKENQLVVFFKDFFKVMFVILGILMVLKLAFHYPITNLITALSIGGAAIALATRESLENLIASFIIFIDKPFMLGDLVKVQTITGTVEKIGLRSTRIRTDQKTYVTIPNKQMVDSIMDNLSLRTQRRAFTQLELGAETSRESLDQLVLAIQRELALRNDKVENSTVFVADIVKNTIVVTVEFFTAPIPMADFNALRQDMNLTILSLLGEWKIRLAAKDDNPPG
- a CDS encoding UDP-2,3-diacylglucosamine diphosphatase; this encodes MQLPPDKKIYFLSDFHLGAPDAANSLVREKKLVTFFEEIRKDAAVIFIVGDLFDFWYEYRKVVPKGYVRLLGKLAELTDAGIPIHFFVGNHDMWMNDYFQQELNIPVYFEPKEFTFNGKEFLIGHGDGLGPGDHGYKFLKKVFRNPVCQWLFGVLPPYVGMGIANYSSRRSRAVTGQIDEQFFGEEGEWLITYCKEALQQKHYDYLIFGHRHLPIDFALNGGKSRYINLGDWIRYYTYAVFDGQSLTLQSRYPELENKIIRQP
- the ftsH gene encoding ATP-dependent zinc metalloprotease FtsH, whose protein sequence is MSQDESRQNDRNFPRLRPRDDGNGQRKGPKFNIYWVWAIIFAVLVGFQLFGSFTPDAKKINNLEFYQMLQKGDIDHLTIVTNKNLVRVYLKNDSTAKYKDKLGKNYSASKNDKAPHFEFSVVKAEEFEKNLEEFYDKHPEVSRIAFNPVQEGEWFGGLVQFLLPLIVIILIWVMLMRKMGGGAGGGSGPGGIFNIGKSRATLFDKGTKVNITFADVAGLDEAKVEVMEIVDFLKNPKKYTSLGGKIPKGALLVGPPGTGKTLLAKAMAGEAQVPFFSMSGSDFVELFVGVGASRVRDLFKQAREKAPCIIFIDEIDAIGRARGKNAIMSNDERESTLNQLLVEMDGFSGESGIIVLAATNRPDVLDSALLRPGRFDRQISIDKPDLKGREHIFKVHLKPIKISERVDIHKLAEQTPGFAGADIANICNEAALIAARKGKQSVEMEDFQDAVDRVIGGLEKKNKIISPDEKKIIAYHEAGHAICGWFLEHAYPLLKVTIVPRGVAALGYAQYTPKEQYLYNTDQLMDQICMTLGGRASEDIFFGKISTGAQNDLQQVTKIAYSMITVYGMNEKVGNVSFYDPSAENSFTKPYSEETSKLIDEEVRKLIEDAYVKTKQLLAEKRTQVETLAESLLEKEVLFQSDVENLIGKRPYGEKKMLDVDGNPDHGAESGTISEGVPPYDSNVTNHPVQSAEKES
- a CDS encoding gamma-glutamylcyclotransferase, whose product is MKSGISDLFVYGSLLSGFNHPAHLFVSRYFTLTGQGRVQGKLYDLDEYPGAVPAGENFFIEGELYHVNHADEFSYAIRQLDDYEGLLVEAPETPLFRREAAAVLCNGVSTMAWIYWYNLPVEGRPLIPAGELLSYWKSKA
- a CDS encoding lactate utilization protein, whose translation is MISPSKENILKKIRKALTQSTPLPFPQSEGNSSVFQPSQQELEVEFAEQFTRLQGKFVFCANYAELVLQLQNLLVHNKWEKALCQEEGLMATLAANGYGQPWHPVLSTCDVAITSCDYLVARTGSVVLSSGSESGRTTSVYAPVHICIATSSQLVYDIKDALQGMREKYGSELPSQISFATGPSRTADIEKTLVVGIHGPGEAYVFLVDQ